The sequence AATGTGCCACTTTTAGGTGCTTGAATTGATCAGTCTTCATGAAAAAGAGGATAGAAATTCCATAGTGTATGACAACTGCATGAAATAGAAATCtgaagaagccaagacagctcaGGATCATGTCAGCTGGGGATAGTTTTTTGCTTCTAAACCAGTCGATGCAGTTAACGATAACAATAAATccatttcccatcattcctatgAGGGTTTCAATAACAAGAAGAACAAAGATGAACAATTGAAATAAGGTCGGCATCTTTCTGAGCATGAAATGAAAGTGTTTCCTCCACCGTAatgtgcaatatctgcaaggtCTACTCCTGCCTTCTCCTTACAACAGAAAAACTTGTAGAGACAGGAGGGAGATAGTTTCATTTGTTGATTCTGTTCAGATGCAAATCACACCTGGAAAGATTCTATTACTAAATCTGTATCATCTGTCCTGTTGTCATATTTGCAAATTCTACAGAGGTGCTAAATATCATCTTTGCATCTGGCTTAACAAACAAGGATATGTGATTATTTTACAATTTGTTTATTTTGATTAATGCTTGTTCACCAGTATCAATGTCTCCAATCCATCCAAAAAcatacttttcttcttcttcaaaggttCAATAAGTTGACTTAGTTTCTACGTCAAGTTGTTCTAATTGGTTGAATAATTAAAGCAGGGTGTTATATTTGTCAGGGCAATGGAGGAATGTTTACAATTACACTCCCTGGTAAACAGGAATTGGTggaattaaacatcaggaagtgtAGAGAGATTTTACAGACGTGTAAAGGAGAGGGGAAGTCAAAACCTGCCCAATACAGtttgctagaagaagaagaagaagagtttggatttgatatcccactttatcactacccgaaggagtctcaaagcggctaacattctcctttcccttcctcccccacaacaaacactctgtgaggtgagtggggctgagagacttcagagaagtgtgactggcccaaggtcacccagcagctgcatgtggaggagcggagacgcgaacccggttccccagattacgagactaccactcttaaccactacaccacactggctctcccactacaccacactgctacCTGAGGTCAAAAAGAAAATGCCTCCCCTGCCCTGGTAATTGTAATTAAGGGTGCTGGGTTAGATCATGGATAAGGAATATCAGACCCAGGGAGTAAATGTAGCCCTCCCAGGCTCTCTGTTGGGTTTCAGGCCATTCCTCTTCAGTCTTGATATGAGCTCTCCTTGAATTTCCTTATAACTATTGACGTATTGATATATCTTGGCTACGAGTCTTGGGAGACCTGCTCCCGGCCTTGCGGGCCTCTTCCACCTGGCCTAGCAAGGTGGGCCCACACTGACTACAGCTTTGAAAGCTGAGGCAGCTGAATAGGCATCTTGGTTGGGACATGGTTCAGCTGGTTTCaggtttgttattattgttgccattgcctaaaatgttttaaattttttaaactggttttaacTAATAGATAATTAAATTGGAGGGcagttgggggtgtgtgtggcaagagaggagctggggagaagaagggggacCTAATTACAGTGGTTTGGGATAGGGGGAGCTATGGTGTGGGAAGTGGGGCAGGCTGGGTAAGGGGCACACAGCACAGGCAATTGGTGTCTGTGATGGATGCCAGCCCCTCTTCCAACTTGCAGAATGCCTTGCCTCGGGTCTGTAGCTGTTGCTCCTAAATTCCAGGTTGGCTAGGAGTAAGACCTTGGAGGAAGGCCTTAAATGTCTCAGGGGTGTAATACTTCAAGGATCGCCTCTCCTCATGTGAACCGACCTAAACTTTGCGATCATCACGTAATGCCCATCTTCATCTGCCTcaacaagaggtctggagggtgggaaaacaggaatgggccttttctgtggtggctccctgtttgtgaaatgccctcccatgggaggctcgcctggtgccttcaaaaTCTTTATATGCCAGGCGAAAGTGTTTCTCACcaaccaggcatttggctgattaacattctgttGCCCTTAAATGTGTCAATGGAAGGAGGGTTATtggtatgttttgttttattgtgtattttatgtttccattttgtattcttatgttgtgaactgccctgtgatcttcggatgaagggtgatatacaaatgaggatgatgatgatagtaaccTTTTATTGTGCATGATAATGAGGTCtagtgtttattttgtttttgccacATTCCTCATTCTGAGAGCCCCATGTCAGTTTTGTCTGGGTaaaagagagagtgagtgagtgagaaagGCACCAGGGATTTGCAATGACGTTGCAATAGGTATTTTAATCAGAAATATACTGTTAAATACACACAAATTATCCAAGCAGTGAGACACTTCAGAGGTTCCAGTGATTTGCTGGCCTGGCTCCTTAAGAATTAAGTCAGTGGGGGCTTGCTGGTATTTTCTTGTTTTGAAATATACAGCTAGAAGACAGGTGAAAACTCAACATTAAACACCTTAACATGTCTCATAGCTCTTGGTTCCCCATCAGAtttttagagagagagggagcactATAAGTTCCTGTCAGAGATcgactaaccctaacccttttcCCCACCACATTTCTCAGAGTTGGGTTATAACATATACATGAGTGGCTTGAAATACAGGAGGGTTATTCTCCCCCTGCATTTCAAGGCACATTTTTCTATTGATGCACAGACCAGAGAAGGGACAGGGATGTTTTCATTTGTCATTTGGAGAGGGGAGACACAAGAGCGGTGTGTCTCAGTGCTGCTCTCTCACTTAAAGAATGCTCACCCCCAGGGAGGCATGCCTGACACCAGcttgttggggtgtgtgtttttcctgcTGTAAATCTTGTTATCTTTGTATGCCCCACAGATGCTTCAGTCAAGTAGTTAAGCTCACAAACACAAAACAATTGTTTTAAGCAAAGTTGTTTTCTTggtacaaacaaaacacacactttaTTTACACACTTTATACAGGTTACATGATGCCttctctctctgagcccagagagggcCTTTTGCTTCAAAGTCCTTGCTGTGTTAAGGTTCACAGCTAAGTCCAAATTCCATTTTTTAACAGCCTTGCAACTGATAAGAGTTTTCTGAGTTCTGATGTCTGATAGTTTTCCAACTTCTTTCTTAGACGATCTCTTCAAAAGGTCTTCCCTCAAATCCACAGTTCCAAAAGATAGCCTTCAACAATAACTGTTATTATGACCCATACAGTATGTTGTAAACTGAGCCCTTTTATACAGAAAGTTAATTACCAAATGTGCCCAGTAACTCAAATGTGCCCATTTGACTCATAGAGATTTAACCCATTAACTGCCTTCCTTAACACATCTGTATCCAATTGTAGGTGCCAGGTGCTGGGTCCCCCCTTTCTACCTTACTCGGTCAATTCCCATTTCAATGCTGCTTGCTCTCTCTGAGGCATTCACTCCACTGGTGAACTGAGCACTCAAAGAGAGAGGCAGAAGCAACTTTTCCACAGCACTGTTGGCTCATACAGCAGCCACCCCACAATTCTGTGTAAATAATTAAGATAAGGTTAATATCGATATCTGAAATCAAAGCACAGAACAGGGAAGGAACCCCATTTGGCAGAACAATCGTTGTTAAATTTTGacataataataaatcattaagcaaacagagtAAAATGCAGAAAAGGGCATACCCAGCAGGAAGTTCTCCTGTGCAAACTTCCTTACAATGGCCAGGCAGTCTTGTGTGGGAGAATGTCCGGTAGACTGTATCCTCAGTGCATATGTGGGCGCGCGGGCGcgtgcccacacacacacacacacacacacacacacttacacagatGGTATTGTTCTTGCGAGGGGATGTCACTTCCATAAGGTCTTGGAGACCCTTAAGATGAAGGCTTCATCCAACATTTTAGTTGATGGAGTATCCTTATTGATTTCTGTTTCAGTCTAGGATTCATGAAGATCAGGATAACAGCATGGCCAGAGGAATATGAAGCTATCACATTTAAAATAAGTATGAGTGCCCAAGCATCTGTAATGCCTATCCAGTTGTTCAGTATGCCCAGAATTTCCATGAGAAAACTAGATATGTAGAGAATGAAGAAAGAAGCCAGGGCTTTGATGGCATTTAGGTGAACCTCTGTGCTGGCATCCCTAGCACTGCTTTGTAGAAGGTTTTTGTGTCTCCACAGAGAAGTTAGTAATAAGATGGACGAGGACAGAAATATCATGAAGGGAAGGAAATTTGGAGCAGTATATAGGAGGGCAACATACCAACAGTCGTTAGACATTTTAATTTCCGAATCACTGTTATTGCTTGGGAATGATTCAAATAGATTACATTTAGTCATTTTGCTACTGCCTATTACTGCCACAGTGGTGGTGATTGCAGAGAAGCCCACAGTCCCCAGAAGCAGCCAAGGCACCAGCCCAGGGAATCTCCGCTTCATTTGCAGAAAGAGAGGGTGGGAGAAGTTAGCAATTTTTACACAGTACAAGACACTGAGCCAAGTGGCAAACCAAAGGTCAGTAGTAGTAACAAATGTCCAGCTGCTGTAGCGTGCCATTTTTACATCCGTTGGTCGAACAGCGTCCAAGAAAAAGAGCTTGAATATTGCCGACTGTATCACAACTTCATGAAATAGAAATCTGAACAAGCCAAGACAACTCAGGATCATGTCAGCTGGGGAAAGTTTTCTGCTTCTATGCCAGTCAATGAAGTTAACCATAGCGATAAATCCATTTCCCACCATTCCTATGAGAGTTTCAATAACAAGAAGAATGAAGGTGAACAATTCAGATGAGGTTGGCATATTTCTGAGCACGTAATAAGAGCGTTTCTTCCACTATAATGTTGAATATTAGCCCTGTCTGCTGTTGATGCTTCCCTTTATATGACCAGTGTAGAGCTCAATCTTTCCGCCTTTTATCTATAACAGAAATGCttgcagagagaggaaggagctATTTTCAGTTGTTGATTCTCTTCAGATGCAAATCACACCTGGAAAGATTCTATTACTAAATCTGTATCATCTGTCCTGTTGTCTTATTTGCAAATTCTACAGAGGTGCTAAATATCACCTTTGCATCTGGCTTAGGAAACAGTGATGCATGACTCTTTTTTGATTTGTTGATTTTGAAGAATGTTTGTTCAACAGTATTACTATTCTTAATCCAGCTGAAAACATATTTATCTAATGACTTAATAAGTTTATTGTGTTTGCGAGGGAAGTTGTTTTGATTAtttggataattttttttttaataatatttattaggcatttacaattataacaatatcaaaaacaaaacatcccaatttagaatcttattttccatatcatctttccaggacttcccctcccctccccctcttgcattccaaTTCTTACAAATAGGTTCAGCAATTTTTTATCCCAGATTTTAAACTCAGTGTCAttatcccaatttaaaaatattagcccacctcctaaaatcgacttagtcccttccacgcgttctcccctttaatatacataatagattaaaatataatataataaaatgtagttttacaccctttggattccaaatttccctccccctttccccggttgcgtccccaatatttctcgaatctgatgtcttcctgtagctcccacatttttttaaaaaccatagtcctttaccagtcatttttaattttgtatatccaatcttggaaggagtctatctcgaaagggcccatttttcccatccagacttttttatacttgggagtgaaaactccagttttacttctttatactttttctggatgttccaaatgttcccgcttccagctttatccaattgtcgattgttcttgttgttcttgttgatctgtctcctctttttcccgtccttttcttttcctattttcctgCACAGATGTTCCAATTCAAAAAGTCTCTGAATTCCTCTGCAAAGGCTCTGTTATTCAGGAACCAAACATCGGTAGATAAATCCATTGTCTGCTTTACATATGTAAGCCTCTGTAGCCAAAATagtgttccatttctgcagtttcccaggagataaagagttctgttcaaattcagtgctgacaacttgtaatatccctcagctcctctaggtGACTTGCAATAACTCAGCTCCCTTCCAGATCACAACCAGCAATCATAGTAACTtagtattccttgttttaaacattctaaatccaaattataacaaatgtaaccggtaaagtccttgcaacaaagttcttttttgttcttctgctttgacagctctttgacagctgtcaaaacctcTCCTTGTCTTCTCCAGGCGCTCTAGCTAAAACGCTCCCAGGTTCCGtgggggggttgcttttaaattcacttccactattctcCTCCAGCTCAGTCTTATAATTTTCCATCGCGAAATTTAATAACTTTTTCAAAATAGGGTTGCACTCGATCTTAGATGTTAAGTCCTTTGCTTTAACTCCTctacaacagggggggggggctgacttcctttttacgcACTCCCCGCTCGTTCcaaattttttataaattttgtcctttttaatccaagttccaattactcacgggttataCTTTAGGTCCGAAtttccaatggaagaagtcagcgctctccgtcgaatggcatgcggcttcgctcggcaggggaagcggagtactcaaagcaccccccccctgtcacccgttccgtagcctttaaaaaggctccttcgcgggtcgaggggggcttaaaaggtgccagccgagtcaccatgcccatgggtttcagcgcccatggtttttgagggtccccgcgtcgccggcgcgggaggacccaacccctgccgagcaggctccctccggagctcggagggagtccgccattcggcgatggcgccaacccatCAACCTTTTCTACAGCTTATTTCTGTAGATGATGATATTAATAAAGTTGGGATAAGTTGATGGAAAAAGAGATTCCAATTTTGACACCACATTTCTCAGACTTAGGTTATGACATACACATTAGTGGCTTGAAATGCAGCGAGGTCATTCTCGCCACTGCCTTTCAAGTCACATTTTTTTGCTAATGCACAGACCAGAGAGGGGACAGAGATATTTCCAAGTGATGCACTTTGTCGCTCCACACTGGCAACCCTCACAACTCTAATATAATGGCTGCCATATGTGCATGCACAACAGCATACACACCTCACATTAACGGTGTCTCCAGGCATGAAGCAAACTCCTCTCCCTGTGCCACCTCCTCCATTTGTCgtttggggaggggagacacAAGAGCAGTGTATCTCAGTGCTGCTTTCTCACTTAAAGGATGCTCTCCACAGGGTGGCATGCCTGCCACCAGCttgtgggtgtgttttttcctGCTGTAAATCTTGTTATCTTTGTATGCCCCACAGATGCTTCAAACAAGTGGTTAAATTCACCAACACAAAAGAGTAGTTTAAGGAAAGTTGTTTTACTTggtacacacaaaacacacaatctATTTATACATATACACTTTATTAAGGTTACATGATGCCttctctctctgagcccagagagcgCCTTTTGCTTGAAAGTCCTTGCTTTGTTAAGGTTCACAGCTAAGTCCAAATTCAGTTTTTTCAGAGCCTTGCAACTGATGGAGTTTTCTTAGTTCTGATGTCTGACGGTTTTCCAAGTTCTTTCTTAGGCAATATCTTCAGAAAGTCTTCACTCAAATCCACAGTTCCAACAGATAACCTTCAACAACTCCTGCAGTCTCCTACCAGGACTCACAAAGCATTTTGTAAGCTGAGCGCTTTTATACAGACAGTTAATCGCCAAATGTGTCCAGTAACAAAGACAAGAGAGTCACAAAATGCCTACAGCTGCATTGTGGGGCATGAGTAATCTCTACTGACTCATAGAAAATTAACCCATTAATTGCCTTCCTTAACACATCTTTATCCAATTTTATGTGCCAGGTGCTGGGTCCCCCATTTCTACCTTACTTGGTTCATTCCCATTTCAATTGTGTTTGCTCTCTCTGAGGCACTGATTCCACTGGTGGGGGAATGGGGAAGGAACCGCCTTTGGCAGAACAATCGTTGTTAAATTTTGACATAATAATAAATCGTTAAGCAAACAGAGTAAAATGCAAAAAAGGGCATACCCAGCAGGAAGTTCTCCTGTGCAAACTTCCTTACAATGGCCAGGCAGTCTTGTGCAGGAGATTGTCTGGTAGACTGTATCCTCAGTGcatatgtatgcacacacacacacacacacacacacacacacacacacacacacacacttacacagatAGTATTGTTCTTGCGAGGGGATGTCACTTCCATGATGTCTTGGAGACCCTTAAGATGAAGGCTTCATCCAACATTTTAGTTGATGGAGTATCCTTATTGATTTCTGTTTCAGTCTGGGATTCATGAAGATCAGGATAACAGCATGGCCAGACGAATATGAAGCTATCACATTTAACATAAGTATGCGTGCCCAAACATCTGTGATGCCTATCCAGTAGTTGAGTAGGCTCACAATTTCCATGAGAAAGCTAGATATGTAGAGAATGAAGAAAGAAGCCAGGGCTTTGATGGCATTCAGGTGAACTTCTGTGCTGGCATCCCTATCACTGCTTTGTAGTTGGTTTTTGTGTCTCCACAGAGAAGTTAGCAATAAGATGGACGAGGACAAAAATATCATGAAGGGAAGGAAATTTGGAGCGGTATATAGAAGGGCAACATACCAACAGTCGTTAGACATTTTAATTCTCGAGTCACTGTTATTGCTTGGGAATGATTCAAATAGATTACATTTAGTCATTTTGCTACTGCCTATTACTGCCACAGTGGTGGTGATTGCAGAGAAGCCCACAGTCCCCAGAAGCAGCCAAGGCACCAGCCCAGGGAATTTCCGCTTCATTTGCAGGAAGAGAGGGTGGAAGAAGTTAGCAATTTTTACACAGTACAAGACACTGAGCCAAGTGGCAAACCAAAGGTCAGTAGTAGTAACAAATGTCCAGCTGCTGTAGCCTGCCATTCTTACGTCCGTTGGTCGAACAGTGTCCATGAAAAAGAGTGTGAATATTGCCGACTGTATCACAACTTCATGAAATAGAAATCTGAACAAGCCAAGACAGCTCAGGATCAGGTCAGCTGGGGAAAGTTTTCTGCTTCTATGCCAGTCAATGAAGTTAACAATAGCAATAAATCCATTTCCCACCATTCCTATGAGGGTTTCAATAACAAGAAGAATGAAGCCGAACAATTCATATGAGGTTGGCATATTTCTGAGCACGTAATAAGAGCGTTTCTTCCACTATAATGTTGAATATTAGCCCTGTCTGCTGCTGATGATTCCCTTTATATGACCAGTGTAGAGCTCAATCTTTCCGCCTTTTATCTATAACAGAGATGCTTGTAGAGAGAGGAAGGAGCTATTTTCAGTTGTTGATTCTCTTCACATGCAAATCACACCTGGAAAGATTCTATTACTAAATCTGTATCATCCGTCCTGTTGTCATATTTGCAAATTCTACAGAGGTGCTAAATATCATCTTTGCATCTGGCTTAGCAAACAATGATGCATGACTCTTTTTTGATGCACTTTGTCACTCCACACCGGCAACACTCACAACTCTAATTCAATGGCTGCCATTTGTGCATGCACAACAGCATACACATCTCACATTAACAGTGTCTCCAGGCATGAAGCAAACTCCTCTCCTTGTGCCACCTCCTCCATTTgtcatttggggaggggagacacAAGAGCAGCGTGTCTCAGTGCTGCTCTCTCACTtaaagaatgctctccccagggaggcatgcctggcaccagcttgtgtgtgtgtgtgtgtgtgtgtgtgtgtgtgtgtgtgtttcttcctcCTGCAAACCTTGTTATCTTTGTATGCCCCACAGATGCTTCAGTCAAGTGGTTAAACTCACCAACACAAAAGAGTTATTTAAGGAAAGTTGTTTTACTTggtacacacaaaacacacaatctATTTATACATATACACTTTATAAAGGTTACATGGTGCCTcctctctctgagcccagagaggtCATTTTGCTGCTTCAAAGTCCTTGCTTTGTTAAGGTTCACAGCTAAGTCCAAATTCAGTTTTTTAAGAGCCTTGAAACTGATAAGAGTTTTCTGAGTTCTGAAGTCTGACAGTTTTCCAAGTTCTTTCTTAGACGATCTCTTCAAAAAGTCTTCACTCAAATCCACAGTTCCAACAGATAGCcttcagcaactcctgcagtctcCTACCAGGACCCACACAGCATTTTGTAAACTGAGCGCTTTTATACAGACAGTTAATTGCCAGatgtgcctaataataataataataatttttatttataccctgccctccccagccaaggccgggctcagagcggcttacaagcaataataaaaacaagttgaatgattacaacttaaaaacaaaattaacatacaacattaaaatattgaaacattaaaatattaaaatgtagcctcatcggaggaggagaagcaaaggaaaaaagaaagagagggagggaatcaaattggctccaagccaaaggccaggtggaacaactctgtcttacaggccctgcggaaagaaatcagatccttcagggccctgatctcatgaggcagagtgttccaccaggccgtagccagagttgaaaaggccctggctctggctgaagccaatctaacttccttagggctcgggaccactagggtgttgctatttatggaccttgaggctctccgtggggcataccgggagaggcggtcccgtaggtacaagggtcctaggccgtgaagggttttaaaggtcaaaaccagcaccttaaatctgaccctgtactctactgggagccagtgcagtttgaaaagcactgggtgaatatgctcccatggcagagaccccgtgaggagcctcgctgcagcattctgcacctgttggagtttctgggacagcttcaagggcagccccgcgtagagcgaattacagtagtcaagcctggagatgactgtcgcatggatcactgtggccaggtcagggcgggaaaggtaagggaccaactgtttgatgcggcgaaggtggaaaaatgtcgccttggctgttgctgtaacttgcgcctccatggaaagggaggcgtcaaggattacacccaaactcttaacggaaggcaatggcactaattgggccaccccaagagaagggagttggtccctcatccccatgccatcccgacccagccataggacctctgtcttcgaaggatttagtttcaatcggctcctacgaaaccatccagccacagcttccaagcatctggtcagtgtgttcggggccaagtcggtgtggccatccatcagcagatagagctgagtgtcatcagcatattggtgaaagcccagcccaaagctccagataatctgggcaagggggcgcataaagatgttaaaaagcattggggagagaattgcgccctgcggcactccacacaccaaggaatggcgcaatgacatttccctccctagtgccaccctctgtccctgaccagagataaaagagcacagccagttacgggctatgccctgtatccccacgtctgcgaggcagtggtccagaagatcatgatcgaccatgtcaaaggctgctgacaaatctaaaagtatcagcagtcctgacccgcctcgatccagttgtctacggagatcatctgttagggcaaccagagccgttaTATAACAAAGATAAGAGAGTCACAAAATGCCTACAGCTGCATTGTGGGGCATGAGTAATCTCTACTGACTCATAGAAAATTAACCCATTAATTGCCTTCCTTAACACATCTTTATCCAATTTTAGGTGCCAGGTGCTGGGCCCCCCATTTCTACCTTACTTGGTTCATTCCCATTTCAATTGTGCTTGCTCTCTCTGAGGCACTTACTCCACTGGTGGGGGAATGGGGAAGGAACCCCCTTTGGCTGAACAATCGTCGTTAAATTTTGACATAATAATAAATCGTTAAGCAAACAGAGTAAAATGCAAAAAAGGGCATACCCAGCAGGAAGTTCTCCTGTGCAAACTTCCTTACAATGGCCAGGCAGTCTTGTGTGGGAGAATGTCCGGTAGACTGTATCCTCAGTGCATATgtgggcgcgcgcgcgcgtgcgtgcgtgcacacacacacacacacacacacacacacacacacttacacagatAGTATTGTTCTTGCGAGGGGATGTCACTTCCATAAGGTCTTGGTGACCCTTAAGATGAAGGCTTCATTCAACATTTTAGTTGATGTAGCATCCTTATTGATTTCTGTTTCAGTCTGGGATTCATGAAGATCAGGATAACAGCATGGCCAGAGGAATATGAAGCTATCACATTTAAAATAAGTATGAGTGCCCAAGCATCTGTAATGCCCATCCAGTAGAAGAGTATGCTCAAAATTTCCATGAGAAAGCTAGATACGTAGAGAATGAGGAAAGAAGCCAGGGCTTTGATGGCATTCAGGTGAACCTCTGTGCTGGCATCCCTAGCACTGCTTTGTAGAAGGTTTTTGTGTCTGCACAGAGAAGTTAGTAATAAGATGGACGAGGACAAAAATATCATGAAGGGAAGTAAATTTGGAGCAGTATATAGAAGGGCAACATACCAACAGTCGTTAGACATTTTAATTTCCGAATCACTGTTATTGCTTGGGAATGATTCAAATAGATTACATTTAGTCATTTTGCTACTGCCTAGTATTGCCACAGTGGTGGTGATTGCAGAGAAGCCCACAGTCCCCAGAAGCAGCCAAGGCACCAGCCCAGGGAATCTCCGCTTCATTTGCAGAAAGAGAGGGTGGGAGAAGTTAGCAATTTTTACACAGTACAAGACACTGAGCCAAGTGGCAAACCAAAGGTCAGTAGTAGTAACAAATGTCCAGCCGCTGTAGCCTGCCATTTTTACGTCCGTTAATCGAACAGCGTCCCTGAAAAAGAGGTTGAATATTGCCGACTGTATGACAACTTCATGAAATAGAAATCTGAACAAGCCAAGACAGCTCAGGATCATGTCAGCTGGGGAAAGTTTTCTGCTTCTCTGCCAGTCAATGAAGTTAACGATAGCG is a genomic window of Podarcis muralis chromosome 17, rPodMur119.hap1.1, whole genome shotgun sequence containing:
- the LOC144326006 gene encoding taste receptor type 2 member 8-like, which encodes MVNFIDWHRSRKLSPADMILSCLGLFRFLFHEVVIQSAIFKLFFLDAVRPTDVKMARYSSWTFVTTTDLWFATWLSVLYCVKIANFSHPLFLQMKRRFPGLVPWLLLGTVGFSAITTTVAVIGSSKMTKCNLFESFPSNNSDSEIKMSNDCWYVALLYTAPNFLPFMIFLSSSILLLTSLWRHKNLLQSSARDASTEVHLNAIKALASFFILYISSFLMEILGILNNWIGITDAWALILILNVIASYSSGHAVILIFMNPRLKQKSIRILHQLKCWMKPSS